The Quadrisphaera setariae nucleotide sequence CCGGCTGGGAGCCTCCGCTGCCGGTCACGGCCCCCGAGACCGCCGCGGCCCAGGCCCTCGCATGAGGGCCGGCCTGACGTGGGAGCCGGGTCCGGGGGAGACGGGCGCCCTGGTCGGCCCTTCCGGCCAGCCCCTGGCCACGTTCCACTGGGGCAGCCGCGCCAACCACCCCTACGTCGACGACCTGCGCCCCCTGGCGCACCGCGGCGTGCTGACGGCGCACGCCCCGCACGACCACCGCTGGCACCACGGCCTGTGGTGGTCGTGGAAGTTCGTCGACGACGTCCTGTTCTGGGAGGACCACCCGGGGTACGGGGGCAACCGCACCGGCCTCGGGCGGAGCCTCGTGCGCGAGCACGCCGTGCACGAGGACGACGGGCGGGTCCGCGTGACCGAGCGCCTCGACTGGGTGGTCGACGCCACCGGGGAGGTCCTCCTCTCCGAGCAGCGCGTGGTGACGGCGGGTCTCGACCCGGTGCTGCCGGGGGCGTGGGTGCTCGACTGGGACCAGCGCTGGCGGGCCACCCGCGAGGTGGTGCTGTCCACCACCCCCTGGCCGCAGACCAGCTGGGGCGGGTACGCCGGCCTCAGCTACCGCGCCGCCCGCGCCATGGTGGGCGAGGAGGAGGTCCTCGCCTCCGGAGACCGCCGAGGCGCTGCAGCGGTGCACGGCGAGCGAGCCGCGTGGGCCGCGTACACCGGCCTCGTGGACGGCGCCGAGGTGGACGAGCCCGCCGTCCCCGGCCGCGGTGGGGTGGCGCTGCTGCCCCACC carries:
- a CDS encoding DUF6807 family protein, giving the protein MRAGLTWEPGPGETGALVGPSGQPLATFHWGSRANHPYVDDLRPLAHRGVLTAHAPHDHRWHHGLWWSWKFVDDVLFWEDHPGYGGNRTGLGRSLVREHAVHEDDGRVRVTERLDWVVDATGEVLLSEQRVVTAGLDPVLPGAWVLDWDQRWRATREVVLSTTPWPQTSWGGYAGLSYRAARAMVGEEEVLASGDRRGAAAVHGERAAWAAYTGLVDGAEVDEPAVPGRGGVALLPHPDDEGTPHPVYAATATDGFGFLATAPLMHGDRTLAADEDLRLRTRVVVLPGRADPDVLDAALTAWSGRAVPA